From Pseudodesulfovibrio nedwellii:
TGACAAAAAACAACGGACCAATATTACAGGCATCTATGGTGCTGGCGATATTTGCGGCCCCCCACTACAAATGGCAAAAGCTGTGGGTGAAGGCTGCGTGGCTGGAATAGAAGCCGCCAACTACGCAAAAAAAATTGTCGTTGAATAATTGAAACCGGGTGCAGAATTTAATGCACCCGGTTTTTCCTAAAAAAACATAATGTCAGCCGGTCGAAATTCTTGCTACTTCTCTCCACCCTACATCGGGGGCAACACGCAACAAATATGTCCACCAATGAAGCCGGATAAAAGTGCGCGTGCGTCCGGTTCATCGTTATTGAACTTGAGAACCGCGTATCGTTCTCCACTCTTCATGAATGCCTTATGCACCGTGCATCCAATAGAATAATTTTCCTCGCTCGTATCAAAAAGAAGAAAGGTAAGCCGAACAGGCCTTCCCAGTTCTTCAGGAAAGTCCGTTAACCCACCATTCAAATAACGTACTCGAGAACAACTTGCAGACATATCCTCGACAATGGCCTGCGCAGCTTTGTTTCCTTCAACGACAATGGCAGGATATGAACACGAACACCTTGGTTCTCCACGGTCCTCGGCATCAAAAACAGATTCCGGTCCAATCAATTCTACAGTCGCTTCACATCCACCGCTCATACGAAGCACTTGAGATGCAAAACCAAGCAAATGTCCGTCAAAGACATATCGAACCAGCGCATACGTATGAAGCTTCACTCGTCGTATAACACTGTCAGGCACAGTTACATTGACGACAAGATTACCATTGGTCTTTACATTAGAGACCACGCCTAAAAAACGATCTTCAAAGGTGGAAAACTCCAAAATTATTCTGTCGCCGGATGCGATGTCCATAGGGTCCATCCTTTCACATATTCCAAAATATTTCATGGCAATCTTGCAAGCAATTATATATATGCACTCCATGCTCAAAAATATGGGAATTCTTGCATGGATCGGTTGTCTGGTCACTCTCGCCTACCAAAGTATATCCTGGACCCTCTCTGCTGCATGGCCGTCTGTAACGCTTCTTGATGTTCTGCACTCTCTCTTCGGCATCGACCTGCTAA
This genomic window contains:
- a CDS encoding PilZ domain-containing protein — encoded protein: MDIASGDRIILEFSTFEDRFLGVVSNVKTNGNLVVNVTVPDSVIRRVKLHTYALVRYVFDGHLLGFASQVLRMSGGCEATVELIGPESVFDAEDRGEPRCSCSYPAIVVEGNKAAQAIVEDMSASCSRVRYLNGGLTDFPEELGRPVRLTFLLFDTSEENYSIGCTVHKAFMKSGERYAVLKFNNDEPDARALLSGFIGGHICCVLPPM
- a CDS encoding potassium:proton antiporter; translation: MAILQAIIYMHSMLKNMGILAWIGCLVTLAYQSISWTLSAAWPSVTLLDVLHSLFGIDLLSFISNLPLDMSAKAIYVCFTTQLTLFFWWLGVVLFMTQFLTQIFIRK